The Rhododendron vialii isolate Sample 1 chromosome 5a, ASM3025357v1 genome contains a region encoding:
- the LOC131327855 gene encoding receptor-like protein EIX2: MYRVKSYMQLLHVFLLVVLPYLNLVLSSSGVGEHAETIRCNERERQALLNFKQDLIDDYGRLSSWGSTKDCCKWEGVHCNNHNTTTSHVTMLDLHTTDDYLLYQPLGGKISPSLHELHHLRYLDLSFNDDLYGPIPQQFSNLSNLRHLDLHGNYMLNIENLEWLSHLSLLSHLDLSLVELSKATGWVQSISNLPLLKELHLSRCSLPDITASSSFSSNSSVSLSFVDLSFNSLSSSIYNWLFNFTSSLAYVDLGYNELKGSIPDAFGDMLSLTILSLSWNQLEGGLPKSFANSSHLQSLDLFYNNLTEELHEFLQKMSTAKNSLESLDLSSNRLKGPLPDFTRFSLLRTLYLNNNSLSGSFPKDIGSFPSLIYLSLSGNQITGSFPDLSVFPSLQTLDLENNKLNGTIDKSIGQLHKLRVFSCAFNLLNGTISEAHFSNLSSLWYLDFSYNALTFNFSSDWVPPFQLDVIKFSSCKLGPRFPKWLRTQNKFYVLDMSSNGIAGNFPSWFWDLSPGFRYLNLSHNQINGLLPDLSLKVQGTLPWIDLSYNLLTGPVPPIPPSLTFLKLSKNKFRGSLYSLCANTSGWLIYLDLSNNLLSGELPYCLSHFKKLSIISLAYNNLYGEIPISIGSLSQVRILNLCSNNLSGEVPAWLGTNLISLSVLILRSNEFNRSIPRQLCQLNRIQILDLSQNHLSGNIPPCFSNFTSLVESNYYEVPTDYNYGPYARDGGDGFMYVSGTYVSNAFVQWKGQDQEYGKNLRLLKTIDLSSNKLSGKIPEQVGSLAGLDSLNLSRNILTGKIIQEIGQMKMLESLDLSANKFSGEIPRSLAHLNFLSVLNLSNNNLSGEIPLSTQLQSFNASAYSGNPNLCGLPLPNKCLGDPPITPRPKDKSIQEDEDRSITQGFYVSMGLGFFFGFWGVFGTIIINSRSRHAFFMFLNHITDWIYVTVALNWARLQRRL; the protein is encoded by the coding sequence ATGTACAGAGTCAAAAGCTATATGCAACTTCTCCATGTTTTTCTCCTTGTGGTATTACCATACTTGAACCTTGTTCTCTCCTCCTCAGGAGTTGGAGAGCATGCTGAAACAATCAGATGCAATGAGAGGGAGAGACAAGCTCTCCTCAACTTCAAACAAGATCTTATCGACGATTATGGTCGTCTCTCTTCTTGGGGGAGTACTAAAGACTGTTGCAAATGGGAAGGGGTCCACTGCAACAACCACAATACTACTACAAGTCACGTAACCATGCTCGATCTTCATACAACGGATGATTATCTTCTTTATCAGCCTCTGGGAGGTAAGATTAGCCCTTCATTGCATGAATTACACCATTTGAGGTACTTGGACCTTAGTTTCAATGATGATTTATATGGCCCAATTCCTCAGCAATTCAGCAACCTTTCCAACTTGAGGCATCTTGATCTCCACGGAAATTATATGTTGAATATCGAAAACCTTGAGTGGCTATCTCATCTTTCTTTACTAAGTCACCTTGACCTCTCTTTGGTTGAACTCAGCAAAGCAACTGGTTGGGTTCAATCTATCAGTAATCTCCCTCTCCTCAAAGAGTTGCACTTATCCCGTTGTTCCCTTCCTGATATCACAGCTTCATCCTCCTTCAGTTCTAATTCTTCTGTGTCCCTGTCCTTCGTTGATCTTTCTTTCAACAGTCTATCTTCTTCGATATACAATTGGTTGTTCAACTTCACTAGCAGCCTTGCTTATGTTGACCTCGGATATAACGAATTAAAAGGTTCGATTCCAGATGCATTCGGAGACATGCTTTccctcacaatcctcagtctcTCTTGGAATCAACTTGAAGGCGGCCTTCCGAAATCCTTTGCGAATTCAAGTCATTTGCAGTCTTTGGATCTGTTCTATAATAATCTAACGGAAGAGCTTCAcgagtttttgcaaaaaatgtcCACGGCAAAGAATTCATTAGAGAGTTTGGATTTATCTTCCAACCGGCTTAAAGGTCCATTGCCAGATTTCACTAGATTTTCTCTCTTAAGAACATTGTACCTCAATAATAACTCATTGAGTGGGTCCTTCCCAAAAGATATTGGAAGCTTTCCGAGTCTCATTTATCTGTCTTTGTCGGGAAATCAAATTACAGGGTCATTCCCCGATCTTTCAGTGTTTCCTTCATTGCAAACCTTAGATCTGGAAAACAATAAGTTGAATGGGACTATAGACAAAAGTATTGGACAACTTCACAAGCTCAGGGTTTTCAGCTGTGCTTTCAACTTATTAAATGGCACAATCTCTGAAGCACACTTCTCTAATCTCTCAAGTTTGTggtatttggacttctcttATAATGCACTAACTTTTAACTTCAGTTCTGATTGGGTTCCCCCTTTCCAACTTGATGTTATAAAGTTTTCGTCTTGCAAGTTGGGTCCTCGTTTCCCAAAGTGGCTTCGAACTCAAAACAAATTTTATGTGCTTGATATGTCTAGTAATGGAATTGCGGGTAATTTTCCCAGCTGGTTCTGGGATCTATCCCCAGGATTTAGATATTTAAATCTCTCTCACAACCAGATTAATGGCTTGTTGCCTGATCTATCTTTGAAGGTTCAGGGTACTCTTCCTTGGATAGATTTAAGTTATAATCTTCTTACAGGTCCAGTACCACCAATTCCTCCATCTCTAACTTTTTTGAAGCTCTCCAAGAATAAGTTTAGAGGGTCACTTTATTCATTATGTGCAAATACTAGCGGGTGGCTCATCTATCTTGACCTTTCAAATAACCTACTATCGGGAGAGCTTCCATATTGTTTGTCCCACTTCAAAAAACTATCCATCATTAGTTTGGCATACAACAATTTGTACGGTGAAATTCCTATCTCTATCGGCTCGCTAAGTCAAGTTCGAATACTGAACTTGTGCAGTAACAATTTATCCGGGGAAGTGCCAGCATGGTTGGGGACAAACCTGATAAGTTTGAGTGTCCTTATTCTTCGATCCAACGAGTTCAACAGAAGCATACCTCGACAGTTATGTCAGCTTAACCGCATTCAAATCTTGGACTTATCCCAGAATCATTTGTCAGGAAATATACCACCGTGCTTTTCCAATTTTACTTCTTTGGTGGAAAGTAATTATTATGAGGTCCCCACAGATTACAATTACGGACCGTATGCTCGTGATGGGGGTGATGGTTTCATGTATGTTAGTGGCACATATGTATCTAATGCATTCGTGCAATGGAAAGGACAAGACCAGGAGTACGGCAAAAATCTAAGACTACTAAAGACCATTGATCTTTCTAGCAATAAATTATCCGGAAAAATTCCTGAACAAGTTGGGAGTCTTGCAGGGTTGGATTCCTTGAACCTCTCGAGAAACATTTTGACAGGAAAAATCATCCAAGAGATCGGTCAGATGAAAATGTTGGAATCTCTTGACTTGTCTGCAAACAAATTTTCTGGTGAAATTCCTAGAAGCCTTGCTCATCTAAATTTTTTGAGTGTTTTGAACCTGTCAAATAACAACTTGTCTGGCGAAATCCCATTAAGCACACAACTCCAAAGCTTTAATGCTTCTGCATATTCTGGGAATCCTAACCTTTGTGGGCTTCCACTTCCCAACAAGTGCCTTGGAGATCCTCCAATTACTCCCCGACCCAAAGACAAAAGCATTCAAGAAGATGAGGATAGGTCCATTACTCAAGGATTTTATGTTAGCATGGGCCTTGGTTTCTTCTTCGGATTTTGGGGAGTTTTTGGCACTATAATTATCAATAGTCGGTCTCGACATGCATTTTTCATGTTCCTGAACCACATAACGGATTGGATCTATGTGACCGTTGCATTGAACTGGGCTAGACTACAAAGGAGGCTTTAG